ATCCTTCAAGCTCAGGCAATTTGACGGGCAGCTCACTTTCCGGAACAGGGACGGGTCCACAATTTTCGCAATGAATGATGGGTATTGGGGTGCCCCAGTATCTTTGTCTACTTATTAACCAATCTCTGATTTTATATCTAACGATATTCTTAGATAGTCTCTCTGTATGCAATTTCCCCATTATCGACTTTCTTGCCACTTCAGTGAAAACTCCTGCATATTCCCCACTTTCTTTAGTTAAAATACCACTGGTAGACGTGAATGGGAGAGTCTCaactattttttctttttccttttcagaTAATTTACAAGCATCGTCAAAGAAAGGTGCTATACAGGTCTTAATATGTTCTCCGGGACAGTTTTGTTGccaaaattcaaaatctcGACTATCATGGCCCGGGCATCCCATTACTGCGCTTGGCGCAGTGCCATAGCTGCTGACAACATATGAAGCTGCGAAGATAGGAATTTCCTCCTTAGTCAAGGGATTCACAGCCTTTATATTAGGTAAATAAAATCCTTCCTTTGTATCGTTTGGTAATTCGGCGCTTTTTCTCACAAACTCTTTCAGTTCGGACACTGTTTCACTATATTTCTGTATAATTGGATGATCCAAAGCCAGAGCCACATACTGCACCGCAAATAAGGTTTCTGGCCTTGTTGTAAAGACAAccaaatcttcaaattcaggGTTTGTAACTTTGAATATCAATTCTGCACCTACAGATTCACctatccaatttttttgcatttgctTCACATTGGAAGGCCAGTCTTTCAATTGATTCAAGTGTTTTCTCAATTTAGGGGCAAATCTCGTTATTCCCAAAAACCACTGCTTTAGCTGTTTTTTCTCGACAATGGCCCCTGATCTCCAAGAACGACCCTGAGCATCTACTTGTTCATTAGCCAACACTGTTCTATCAACAGGATCCCAGTTAATTTCCGCTTCCTTACGATAAGCTAGGCCATTTTCGAAAAGTTTTAAGAAGATCCATTGAGTGAATTTATAGTATTCGGGATTACATGTGGCTATTTCTCTATCCCAGTCGAAATTAGCCAGCATACTTTCCATCTgttgtttcatttttgcaATGTTATCTCTAGTCCATACGGCAGGATTCACACATCTTTCAATGGCAGCATTTTCAGCAGGTAGTCCAAAAGCATCCCATCCCATCGGATGTATCACGTTGTAGCCTCTTAGCTTGTAAAATCTATTCAGAGAATCACTGATAACATAGACCCGAAGATGCCCAATATGCAGCATTCCAGAAGGGTACGGAAACTGGCACAGAATATATTTGGACCCTTTAGCCGAAACATTTTGTTTAGGTAACCCACGGATGGTCTTCTGTTTCCATTTCTCACCAATTGCAATGAGTTTTTTCACAGCAGGCCCTGGACCCTTCACCTGAGTGGATAAAAACCGTCTTGAAGATGGATGCAACATTCTCTCCACTGCACACACGGGTCGAATTAGTCACGTACAGAGTCCACAATATAGGGTAGCAGCGATTCGTTCAATTCTCCGTTGTTTCGCTTCTGCCAAATCCCTAGTTGTCGAGCGAAGGATGTATACCACTTTCTTCGGTTTCTTTAATCGTTCGCGGGGGTGAGATGGAAAAGTGTCAAGGTGTAAGAAAGTATCAAGAAATTCCATGAATAATCCTAGGAAGCCATGATATAGAAATTCCCTCTGCACTACGTAATAGTTACACAGAATGGATGATATAATCTATGTTTTTCTGCTAACTTCTTAttatataatgaaaaatcctGGACGAAGGCCTCCAAAAACGCGTCGCGTATAGTAAATTTCAGTGTCTAGTTTTTATCAACACTGCATATCGATGCTTCAACAACATAGATTGAAGTTCCTCACAAGAAACAGGGACACACGTATCTGTAATAGGTAAGCGGCTGCTGTAAAGTAGagataaaaaatatagTCCTATTGAGTTACTAGATGGTATGACTTCGACGATACTTAGTAGTAAGAGACCTATGGAGCAGGTGGATGATGAGTTGCTTTCACTGACTGCGCAACAGGAAAACGAGGAACAGCGGCAGCAGACAAAGCGCAGACGTCATCAGTTTGCCCCCATGACTCAgttcaataataataatgatgatagTACTAATGCGCTGGACGGAAGCAGCAGGGTCGGGAGTTCTTCTGACGTTGCAACAGCGGAACAAgacaattttttggaagagtCCCCTTCAGGATATATCAAGAAAGTCATTTTGAGGAACTTTATGTGCCATGAACATTTTGAACTCGAACTGGGTTCCAGATTGAATTTCATTGTTGGTAATAATGGCAGTGGTAAGAGTGCCATCTTAACAGCTATTACTATTGGTTTGGGGGCCAAGGCTAGTGAGACGAATAGAGGCTcctctttgaaagatttgatTCGGGAAGGTTGCTATTCTGCCAAAATTACTCTTCATCTAGAAAATAGCAAGTATGGTGCGTATCAACAAGGTACCTTCGGTAGTGAAATTATAGTGGAAAGGACAATCAAGAGAGATGGGCCCGCTTCTTTTAGTTTAAAATCTGAAATCGGTAGAGAAATTAgtaacaagaaaaaggatATTCAAACAGTAgtggattttttttctgtacCGGTGAGCAATCCCatgtgttttctttcacaGGATGCTGCCAGGTCTTTCTTAACTGCCAGCACTTCCCAGGATAAGTATAGCCATTTTATGAAGGGTACTTTGCTGCAAGAAATTACTGAAAACTTGGTTTATGCTAGTGCTATTCACGACAGTGCGCAGGAAAACATGGCTCTGCATCTAGAGAACTTGAAGTCTTTAAAGGCTGAATATGAAGATgccaaaaaattgttgaGAGAATTAAACCAGACTTCCGATTTGAATGAGAGAAAGATGCTTTTACAAGCAAAATCATTATGGATTGATATAGCGCAGAATACAGATGCCTGCAAaaacttggaaaatgaGATTAGTGGCATACAACAGAAGATCAATGAAGtttcagaaaaaatcagTAATAGGCAAGAAAAGATCGAAAGATATACGTCTGATGGTACTACTattgaatcaaaaattgatgCCAAAGTTATTCAtgttaatgaaaaagatagCGAGCACCAAAATGCAAGACAACTATTGAGGGATGTCAAAAGcagatttgaaaaggagaaaagTAACCAAGCTGAGGCACAGAGTAATATTGATCAAGGTAAGAAGAAAGTCAATGCTCTAAATAAAACAATTGCCcatttggaagaagaacttaCGAAGGAGATGGGTGGTGATAAGGATCAGATGAGACAAGAGCTTGaacaattggaaaaaaataatgaaaagttAAGAGAGGTAAATAATTCTCTGGCCGTCAATTTGCAAGAtctaaaaaatgaagagagaGATATTCAACGTGAACGTGAATCGGAATTAAGGGTTGTTTCACAAAGCAttcaaaacaagaagatggAATTACATAATATTTCCAAGGGTAATGATACTTTCTTAATGAATTTTGATCGTAATATGGATAGACTTTTAAAGACGATAGAGCAAAGGAAGAACGATTTTCAAACTCCCCCAATTGGACCGCTAGGTTCCTTTGTAACTATCAAAAAGGATTTCGAAAAGTGGACACGTTCTATTCAAAGAGCTATATCATCTTCGCTGAACTCATTTGTTGTGGCGAATCCAAAGGATAATAGACTTCTCAGAGACATTATGAGATCGTGCAATATAAGAAGTAATATACCTATCGTTACTTACCGTTTGAATCAATTCAATTATTCAGGAGGTAGAGCGCGTGGGAATTATCCGACTATTGTAGACGCACTCGATTTTTCGAAACCAGAAATTGAGTGTTTATTTGTTGATTTGAGCAGAATCGAAAGAATAGTGCTAATTGCTGACAAAAATGAGGccagaaattttttaaaaagaaGCCCGGCTAACGTGAATATGGCTCTATCGCTTAGAGATAGACGTAGTGGTTTTCAGCTTTCCGGCGGATATAGGCTAGACACGGTTACGTACCAAGATAAGGTTAGATTAAAAGTTATCTCTTCATCTGACAATGGGACCGGATATCTGAAGGACTTGATTGAACAGGAGATTAAAGAATCACAGAATATACGAGATCGTTATGAGGAAAAGTTGAATGATGTGAGGTCGAAATTAAAGGAAATAGATGAAAGGCTGAATAATATCAAAGGCGAAATGAGAAAAACTAATTCTAGAATTacagaattgaaaatgaatgTCGGCAAGGTGGTCGATACTGGTATATTGAActcaaaaataaatgagagaaaaaatcaagagcAAGCCATCGCCAGTTACGAAGCTGCCAAAGAAGAGCTAGGTTTGAAAATTGAGCAAATTGCACAGGAGGCCCAGCCAATTAAAGAGCAGTACGATTCTACCAAACTAGCTTTTATGGAAGCCCAAGATGATTTACAACAGCTGAAAGAGGATATCAACTGCCGTCAATCtagaattcaaaaattaaaggaTGATACCATTTATTAcgaagataaaaaaaaaacctgccgagaaaatataaagaaaattgaagcTAATGTGGCAGTGTTGAATGAAGGTATACAAAAGCAAATTGAGAATGCTTGTGCATTTTGCTCAAAGGAGCAAGTCGAGAGTGCTGACCTACCGGCCACTCAGGAAGAGATCAAACGCGAGCTCGATAAAGTCTCGAGAATGATCCAAAAAGCTGAGAAAAGTCTAGGATTATCACAAGAGGAGGTAATTGAACTATTTGAGAAATGCAGGAGCAAATACAAAGAAGGTCAAAAAAAGTACGTGGAGATAGATGAAGCACTTAACAGATTGCATAACTCTCTGAAGGCTCGTGATCAAAACTATAAGAATGCGGAAAAGGGAACGTGCTTTGACGCAGATATGGATTTCCGTGCATCTTTGAAGGttcgaaaattttcaggaaACCTTTCCTTTATCAAGGATACTAAGAGTCTAGAAATATACATCTTAACCACTAACGATGAGAAGGCAAGAAATGTTGATACTTTATCAGGCGGCGAAAAATCCTTTTCTCAAATGGCATTGTTACTTGCTACATGGAAACCCATGCGTTCAAGAATTATTGCGTTGGACGAGTTTGACGTTTTCATGGATCAAGTTAACAGAAAGATTGGTACTACTCTCATAGTCAAAAAACTAAAGGATATAGCAAGAACTCAAACTATCATCATTACACCCCAAGATATTGGGAAAATTGCAGATATTGACAGTTCTGGTGTCAGTATCCATAAGATGAGAGACCCTGAGAGACAAAATAATTCCAACTTCTATAATTAACATTTTTCGTATTTAGGCTCCCTTTTTAATAGATTTGTAATTCCTGTACAAAATGTTATTTTACATAAGTAAATTTATGTaaaacatcaaattttAGGTCTAAACATTAAATGTGTAGtttcatttgaaaataaaactaaTAAGAAATCCATCAACatgaatattttcctttatttatGAACACTAAGTTACATAATGAATAACTgagaaaatggaaatgttcaaaaatcaacaatttgACTTTTGGGGAAATCGTGGATCTCAGGAATGGGAATTTCCGGGATGTAGTAAACTTCTCCATTTTCGTTAACCCTTTCTCTGTCCTTTTCGCTAATAGAAtagatttcttcaacgtTTGCCTTCAACAAATCGAGCACTTCAacaaaattcttttgaatttggtgaGCTTGTTCCCTCATATTTCGTCTACAAAGACCTTCAACAACTCTCACAGCGTCTTGCTTCGTTTGGTTTAATCTCTCAATTAGCCTTCCCACTGATTGCACCAAATACTCCTCTTCGTAGATGGTCCCCTTTTTACCACGAGCACGCTTACGTTCTTCCCTACGCTTGTTTTTTGCCGTACGTCTGGAAGCACCAGTCTTTGCGGTTCCTCCAGTTTTGCCCGTGTATCTTGTGAAAAATGATTCTTGCGTCGACGTTTCAGAAGGAGCAATGGAGACATCATCAGCTTGGTCAGTTTCCTGACCATAGAAGGCATATGGATTCTCCTCTTTCTTAGCGCGCAGCTCTCTCAATCTTCTTAATTGAGAGTTTATCTGGCCTTTACAATCGGCAAGCAATTCGGCAATTATACCAAAACCTTCACCCAAACCAGGATCGACCACCTCTTCCAAAAgttctttcctctttgcTTTGAGTGTCACGAGGCATGCAATATCATATCTATAGGCCTTACAGTACAAGGTCACAGATTCTTTGAGGTCGTCCAAATATTCTAGTTGAATATCAGCAGCATCCACATACCTGTGCTCGAAagtcaaagaagaaaccaaatttTCTGCAATTGTCTCAACTTCCTCTGGGAACTTCTGAACGGCAACGGTCATGGCTTCACGCCACTTTTTAGCCGATTCATATGCTTTCATTGCCTCCTTGAACTTCCCTAGCATTTCATAAGCTACCGCCGCATCCGTGTACATTTGATTAGAGGACAAATACTTGGCGTAAATATCGTAAATGacattttgtttcttcGAATCATAACGGTAAAGTGCTAAAGCATATTTATATAGTCCATGTGATTCAACATAGTCTATGACTTCTTCCGAaataatttcttctttcttaatCTCAGACAGATGTTCTAATGCCTTTTCATAATTTCCCAAGTAGTCATCAATCAAATACTTACGACGTAAAGGTTCGTTATTTTGCAGTTCCTGCAAAAATGGTAAGTACTCACGAGGATCCATCTGTGATTTTTGAGCAACTAATAATGCTAAATTGACATCATAAAGAGACAGTGTTACCTTATAAACCACATTGACATCTTGCAGGAAACATAAGTAGGTTACacagaaatctttctccTCTGGGTCTTTCAGTTCACTGATTAGTTTTAATGCATCCGATAAGTTTTGAGGGTTTTGAGATGCATATGCAGTAATAATCGTCTGCAAGTACGTTTTCTTATATTCAGGATTGTTCAATAAAACATTTAGCACCGCATCACAAATTTTATTCACTTTAGAGGTTTTAGGGTcaaacatttttctcttcatgTAAATTTGCATTTCAGTGAGTGATGCTGGTTCCACTCCAAATGACTCTGAAATCCCTGAATAAAGAGTTTCTTTGTATTTTGTCTTCGTGACGTCATCCTCTGACAAACAggaaataaataaattgaGATAATCGACCCTTTCGATTTGGTTAATAAATAGTTCTaagttttcaataaatAGCTTAGGCGCGTAGTCGTATAAGATATCAAGATTAATTCTGTGTGTACGACAGACAACGAATGCTTCTTTATAGCGCTGCGCCATAATATCTTTTCTGACTTCAGCTAGTACCATGATTCTTGGATAAATTGTTTCTAAATTGCCA
This genomic window from Saccharomyces kudriavzevii IFO 1802 strain IFO1802 genome assembly, chromosome: 12 contains:
- the NAM2 gene encoding leucine--tRNA ligase NAM2 (similar to Saccharomyces cerevisiae NAM2 (YLR382C); ancestral locus Anc_4.236), whose product is MLHPSSRRFLSTQVKGPGPAVKKLIAIGEKWKQKTIRGLPKQNVSAKGSKYILCQFPYPSGMLHIGHLRVYVISDSLNRFYKLRGYNVIHPMGWDAFGLPAENAAIERCVNPAVWTRDNIAKMKQQMESMLANFDWDREIATCNPEYYKFTQWIFLKLFENGLAYRKEAEINWDPVDRTVLANEQVDAQGRSWRSGAIVEKKQLKQWFLGITRFAPKLRKHLNQLKDWPSNVKQMQKNWIGESVGAELIFKVTNPEFEDLVVFTTRPETLFAVQYVALALDHPIIQKYSETVSELKEFVRKSAELPNDTKEGFYLPNIKAVNPLTKEEIPIFAASYVVSSYGTAPSAVMGCPGHDSRDFEFWQQNCPGEHIKTCIAPFFDDACKLSEKEKEKIVETLPFTSTSGILTKESGEYAGVFTEVARKSIMGKLHTERLSKNIVRYKIRDWLISRQRYWGTPIPIIHCENCGPVPVPESELPVKLPELEGLDTKGNPLSTIEEFVNVDCPSCGGPAKRETDTMDTFIDSSWYYFRFLDPKNTSKPFDREIANEYMPVDIYIGGVEHAILHLLYSRFIAKFLGSIGTWDDATGIFEPFKKLVTQGMVQGKTYVDPDTGRFLKSDELKFINDSPDGNTVIIKSNGKAPMVSYEKMSKSKHNGADPNECISKHGPDATRAHILFQSPISDALNWDESKIVGIERWLQKILLLTKNILKLDENLAISECFKTPTDLNDAEVKLHNDFQCLLKSITESFEVHISLNTVVSDYMKLTNTLEGAFKKGEVRNEMMVQNLQKLVSVIYPAVPSISEEAAEMISSQMKWNQYQWPEIERITESQFKKFQVVVNGRVKFIYTTDKDFFKLGRDAVIETLLKLPEGKMYLMNKKIKKFVMKYNVISFLFHK
- the SMC6 gene encoding DNA repair protein SMC6 (similar to Saccharomyces cerevisiae SMC6 (YLR383W); ancestral locus Anc_4.237), translated to MTSTILSSKRPMEQVDDELLSLTAQQENEEQRQQTKRRRHQFAPMTQFNNNNDDSTNALDGSSRVGSSSDVATAEQDNFLEESPSGYIKKVILRNFMCHEHFELELGSRLNFIVGNNGSGKSAILTAITIGLGAKASETNRGSSLKDLIREGCYSAKITLHLENSKYGAYQQGTFGSEIIVERTIKRDGPASFSLKSEIGREISNKKKDIQTVVDFFSVPVSNPMCFLSQDAARSFLTASTSQDKYSHFMKGTLLQEITENLVYASAIHDSAQENMALHLENLKSLKAEYEDAKKLLRELNQTSDLNERKMLLQAKSLWIDIAQNTDACKNLENEISGIQQKINEVSEKISNRQEKIERYTSDGTTIESKIDAKVIHVNEKDSEHQNARQLLRDVKSRFEKEKSNQAEAQSNIDQGKKKVNALNKTIAHLEEELTKEMGGDKDQMRQELEQLEKNNEKLREVNNSLAVNLQDLKNEERDIQRERESELRVVSQSIQNKKMELHNISKGNDTFLMNFDRNMDRLLKTIEQRKNDFQTPPIGPLGSFVTIKKDFEKWTRSIQRAISSSLNSFVVANPKDNRLLRDIMRSCNIRSNIPIVTYRLNQFNYSGGRARGNYPTIVDALDFSKPEIECLFVDLSRIERIVLIADKNEARNFLKRSPANVNMALSLRDRRSGFQLSGGYRLDTVTYQDKVRLKVISSSDNGTGYLKDLIEQEIKESQNIRDRYEEKLNDVRSKLKEIDERLNNIKGEMRKTNSRITELKMNVGKVVDTGILNSKINERKNQEQAIASYEAAKEELGLKIEQIAQEAQPIKEQYDSTKLAFMEAQDDLQQLKEDINCRQSRIQKLKDDTIYYEDKKKTCRENIKKIEANVAVLNEGIQKQIENACAFCSKEQVESADLPATQEEIKRELDKVSRMIQKAEKSLGLSQEEVIELFEKCRSKYKEGQKKYVEIDEALNRLHNSLKARDQNYKNAEKGTCFDADMDFRASLKVRKFSGNLSFIKDTKSLEIYILTTNDEKARNVDTLSGGEKSFSQMALLLATWKPMRSRIIALDEFDVFMDQVNRKIGTTLIVKKLKDIARTQTIIITPQDIGKIADIDSSGVSIHKMRDPERQNNSNFYN